The following are encoded together in the Pleurocapsa sp. FMAR1 genome:
- the rplP gene encoding 50S ribosomal protein L16 has translation MLSPRRTKYRKQHRGRMRGMAYRGSTLNFGDYALQATEPSWITSRQIEAARRAMTRYVKRGGKIWIRIFPDKPVTMRPAETRMGSGKGSPEFWVAVVKPGRIMFEMAGVTEEVAKEAMRLAAQKLPIKTKFITREEDYN, from the coding sequence ATGCTTAGTCCCAGAAGAACGAAATATCGTAAACAGCATCGCGGTCGCATGAGAGGCATGGCTTATCGCGGTAGCACCTTGAACTTTGGTGATTACGCTCTCCAGGCAACAGAACCCTCTTGGATTACCTCCCGTCAAATTGAGGCTGCCCGTCGAGCTATGACGCGCTACGTCAAACGGGGTGGTAAAATCTGGATTCGCATTTTCCCAGATAAGCCCGTGACCATGCGTCCCGCCGAAACCCGTATGGGTTCTGGTAAAGGTTCTCCCGAATTTTGGGTAGCAGTGGTCAAGCCAGGCAGAATCATGTTTGAAATGGCTGGTGTAACTGAAGAAGTGGCAAAAGAGGCAATGCGTTTAGCGGCTCAAAAGCTACCGATCAAAACCAAATTCATTACTCGCGAAGAGGATTATAACTAA
- the rpmC gene encoding 50S ribosomal protein L29: MALPKIAEARKLSDEELAEEILAVKRQLFQLRLEQATRRLEKPHLFKHTKHRLCQLLTIEREREIAAEGEN; the protein is encoded by the coding sequence ATGGCTTTACCCAAAATTGCTGAAGCCAGAAAACTCAGTGATGAAGAACTGGCTGAAGAAATTCTAGCAGTTAAGCGACAGTTGTTTCAGTTAAGGCTAGAGCAGGCAACTCGCCGTTTAGAAAAACCTCATCTGTTTAAACATACAAAACATCGTCTTTGTCAGCTATTAACTATAGAACGCGAGCGTGAAATCGCTGCTGAAGGAGAAAACTAG
- the rpsQ gene encoding 30S ribosomal protein S17 — translation MAVKERVGEVVSDKMDKTVVVAIENRSPHPKYGKIVVRTKKYKAHDAENQCKIGDRVRIKETRPLSKTKRWTVEEIIESQKS, via the coding sequence ATGGCAGTCAAAGAAAGAGTAGGGGAAGTAGTTAGCGACAAAATGGATAAAACCGTCGTGGTTGCCATTGAAAACCGCTCTCCTCACCCCAAATACGGCAAAATTGTCGTCAGAACCAAAAAGTATAAAGCTCATGATGCCGAGAACCAATGTAAGATTGGCGATCGCGTGCGGATCAAGGAAACTCGTCCCCTCAGCAAAACCAAACGCTGGACGGTCGAGGAAATAATTGAATCCCAAAAATCCTAA
- the rplN gene encoding 50S ribosomal protein L14, with amino-acid sequence MIQQQTYLNVADNSGARKLMCLRVIGKGNSPYAFIGDVVVAVVKDALPNMGVKKSEVVKAVIVRTKQSVSRPSGMSIRFDDNAAVIINEQNNPRGTRVFGPVARELRDRNFTKIVSLAPEVI; translated from the coding sequence ATGATTCAACAACAGACCTATTTAAATGTCGCTGACAACAGTGGCGCACGCAAACTAATGTGTTTGCGCGTAATTGGCAAAGGCAATAGTCCCTATGCCTTTATCGGTGATGTCGTAGTGGCAGTGGTCAAAGACGCTTTACCCAATATGGGAGTCAAAAAATCTGAAGTTGTCAAAGCAGTAATTGTAAGAACTAAGCAGTCTGTCAGTCGCCCTAGTGGCATGAGCATTCGCTTTGACGATAACGCTGCAGTAATTATCAACGAACAGAATAACCCCAGAGGTACGCGTGTCTTTGGTCCTGTGGCAAGAGAACTGAGAGATAGAAACTTTACCAAGATCGTCTCTTTAGCTCCTGAGGTAATTTAA
- the rplX gene encoding 50S ribosomal protein L24 encodes MTKTKKAPIRYKMHVKKGDTIQIISGRDKGKVGEISRVIPKTSQVVVEGVNVRTKHVKPQQEGESGQIVTFEAPIHSSNVMLYSNKEKTVSRVGYTFTEEGRKVRMLKKTGEIID; translated from the coding sequence ATGACGAAAACCAAAAAAGCACCAATCCGCTATAAAATGCACGTCAAAAAAGGGGATACCATCCAGATAATCTCTGGACGTGATAAAGGCAAGGTCGGTGAAATATCCAGAGTAATTCCCAAGACAAGCCAAGTAGTTGTAGAAGGCGTGAATGTACGTACCAAACACGTCAAACCTCAGCAAGAAGGAGAATCAGGTCAAATTGTGACTTTTGAAGCTCCCATACACAGTTCTAACGTCATGCTCTATTCCAATAAAGAGAAAACCGTTAGTCGTGTTGGCTATACCTTTACCGAAGAAGGTCGTAAAGTACGGATGCTCAAAAAGACAGGCGAGATTATCGACTAG
- the rplE gene encoding 50S ribosomal protein L5 — protein sequence MAKSLKSQYLEDIVPKLSEQFSYGNLHQVPKVVKIVINRGLGEASQNAKALESSLNELSVITGQKPVVTRAKKAIASFKIRQGMPVGMMVTLRGERMYAFLERLICLALPRIRDFRGISPKSFDGRGNYCLGVREQLMFPEIEYDSIDQIRGMDISIVTSANNDEEGRALLKEMGMPFRDN from the coding sequence ATGGCAAAATCGTTAAAATCTCAGTATTTGGAAGATATTGTTCCCAAGTTAAGCGAACAGTTTAGTTACGGCAACCTTCATCAAGTTCCCAAAGTAGTCAAAATCGTCATTAACCGTGGTTTAGGAGAAGCATCGCAAAATGCTAAAGCCCTAGAATCATCCCTAAATGAACTATCTGTGATTACAGGGCAAAAGCCAGTGGTTACCAGAGCTAAAAAAGCGATCGCGAGTTTTAAAATTCGTCAAGGAATGCCCGTGGGGATGATGGTTACCCTCCGTGGTGAACGGATGTATGCCTTTCTAGAGCGGCTGATTTGTCTGGCTCTACCTCGTATTCGCGACTTTCGCGGTATTAGCCCCAAAAGCTTCGACGGTCGAGGTAACTACTGTTTAGGAGTTAGAGAGCAGCTGATGTTTCCCGAAATTGAATACGATAGCATCGATCAAATTAGAGGGATGGATATTTCAATCGTCACTTCAGCAAACAATGATGAAGAAGGACGAGCTTTACTCAAAGAAATGGGAATGCCTTTCCGTGACAACTAA
- the rpsH gene encoding 30S ribosomal protein S8 translates to MAATDTISDMLTRIRNACMVKHQTTKVPSTRMTKAIALVLQSEGFIDSFEETGEVPQKFIEISLKYKGRNRQPIISTLKRVSKPGLRVYSRKKDIPRVLGGIGIAIVSTSRGVMTDREARSQGVGGEILCYVW, encoded by the coding sequence ATGGCAGCAACCGATACTATTTCAGATATGCTGACCCGCATTCGTAATGCCTGTATGGTCAAGCATCAAACTACTAAAGTTCCTTCTACTCGTATGACTAAGGCGATCGCTCTAGTTTTACAAAGTGAAGGATTTATCGACAGCTTTGAAGAAACAGGGGAAGTACCCCAGAAATTCATCGAAATTTCTCTCAAGTATAAAGGCAGAAATCGTCAACCAATTATCAGCACCCTTAAGCGGGTAAGTAAACCAGGACTAAGGGTCTACTCTCGTAAAAAAGATATTCCTCGTGTCCTTGGCGGTATTGGTATTGCGATCGTTTCCACTTCCCGTGGAGTAATGACCGATAGAGAAGCTCGCAGCCAAGGAGTTGGCGGCGAAATCCTCTGTTATGTTTGGTAA
- the rplF gene encoding 50S ribosomal protein L6, which produces MSRIGKQPIPIPDKVSAQISGQHVTIKGPKGTLERNIPQPIEVKQEGDTIVVNPTDGSRIGRQRHGLCRTLVANMVDGVSQGFQKRLAIQGVGYRAQAQGKKLTLNVGYSNPVEMEMPDGIDVAVENRNTEVIVSGIDKEIVGNIAAQIRGVRPPEPYKGKGIRYFDEQVKRKAGKTGK; this is translated from the coding sequence ATGTCTCGTATTGGCAAACAGCCTATTCCCATTCCTGATAAAGTAAGCGCGCAGATTTCAGGACAGCACGTCACAATCAAAGGACCAAAAGGTACTTTAGAGCGCAACATTCCTCAACCTATTGAGGTAAAACAAGAGGGTGACACCATAGTCGTAAATCCGACCGATGGTTCTCGTATTGGTCGTCAACGTCATGGTCTTTGTCGTACCCTAGTTGCCAATATGGTTGATGGAGTATCTCAAGGATTCCAAAAGCGTCTGGCAATTCAAGGGGTAGGTTATCGAGCCCAGGCTCAAGGCAAAAAGCTAACTCTTAACGTTGGCTATAGTAATCCTGTGGAGATGGAAATGCCAGACGGTATAGATGTGGCAGTAGAAAATAGAAATACTGAAGTTATTGTTAGTGGCATTGATAAAGAAATAGTAGGCAACATTGCTGCTCAAATTCGAGGAGTAAGACCTCCAGAGCCTTATAAAGGTAAAGGAATACGCTACTTTGATGAGCAGGTCAAACGCAAAGCTGGTAAGACAGGTAAGTAG